One region of Carassius gibelio isolate Cgi1373 ecotype wild population from Czech Republic chromosome A1, carGib1.2-hapl.c, whole genome shotgun sequence genomic DNA includes:
- the LOC128017064 gene encoding NADH-ubiquinone oxidoreductase subunit 8 — protein sequence MSAALRVVYTVSRPGSFLASQNLVRPLSLSAHRAGIKYVNNLEDATDMKSITDRAAQTLLWTELFRGLGMTMSYLFREPATINYPFEKGPLSPRFRGEHALRRYPSGEERCIACKLCEAICPAQAITIEAEPRLDGSRRTTRYDIDMTKCIYCGFCQEACPVDAIVEGPNFEFSTETHEELLYNKEKLLNNGDKWEAEIAANIQADYLYR from the exons ATGTCTGCGGCATTACGTGTGGTCTACACCGTATCCAGGCCAG GGTCATTTCTGGCTAGTCAAAATCTTGTACGTCCTCTCAGTCTATCTGCACACAGAGCAGGGATTA AATATGTCAATAACCTGGAGGACGCCACAGATATGAAGTCCATCACGGACCGTGCAGCTCAGACACTTTTGTGGACAGAGCTGTTCAGAG GTTTGGGAATGACCATGAGCTATCTCTTCCGTGAACCTGCCACAATCAACTACCCATTCGAGAAGGGCCCTCTGTCGCCCCGTTTCCGTGGTGAGCATGCGCTGCGCAGGTATCCCTCTGGAGAGGAgcgctgcattgcatgtaaacTTTGTGAGGCCATTTGTCCAGCCCAG gccaTCACTATTGAGGCAGAACCTCGTCTTGACGGCAGCAGGCGAACAACACGCTATGACATAGACATGACCAAATGCATCTACTGTGGCTTTTGCCAGGAGGCCTGCCCTGTGGATGCTATTGTAGAG GGTCCCAACTTTGAGTTCTCCACAGAGACTCATGAGGAATTGCTTTATAATAAAGAGAAACTCCTCAACAATGGAGACAAGTGGGAGGCGGAGATCGCTGCCAACATCCAAGCTGACTATCTGTACAGATAA